From Rhodovastum atsumiense, a single genomic window includes:
- a CDS encoding class I SAM-dependent methyltransferase, with protein sequence MSSWASGYVADIGYTHGFYRELTPALLGFISLARGRRSPLQAGPLTYCELGCGQGFSTNLLAAANPDIEFFATDFNPSHIAGAQAFAATAGTRNVHFFDQSFAEFVDEPSLPDCDIISLHGIYSWVTAEHRADIVRFIRRRLRPGGLVYISYNTQPGWSAAAPMRHLMSLHARTQAGPTVGRLDAVLGFTDRVLATNPGFLRANPAVRDRFDRIKAQNRAYLAHEYLNDAWTLFYHAEVAAELGEAKLDFIGSAALLEHIDAINLSPEQLRVLAEISEPTLRETVRDFMVNQQFRRDVFARGSVGLFAQEAREIWLEQRVALSTPRQDVQLTVTGSAGQATLQPETYLPVLDALAEGPRTLRQLLEDATIARLGWPRLQQAVLVLVGGGHLQPARDEAGEAARSERTTPFNEAVLQRARFADQLQFLASPVTGGGIMVDRIAQLFLLGTRSGQADPPGFAWDILSQQGQRLVQDGKSLESSEENLAALRFRFGMFTERQLPVLKQLGIA encoded by the coding sequence ATGAGTTCCTGGGCATCGGGCTATGTCGCTGACATCGGCTACACGCACGGCTTCTACCGCGAGCTGACGCCGGCCCTGCTTGGCTTCATCAGCCTCGCCCGCGGCCGCAGATCACCGCTGCAGGCCGGTCCGCTGACCTATTGCGAGCTGGGCTGCGGGCAGGGATTTTCCACCAATCTGCTGGCGGCGGCGAATCCCGACATCGAATTCTTCGCGACCGACTTCAATCCCAGCCATATCGCCGGGGCGCAGGCGTTCGCGGCGACGGCGGGAACGCGCAACGTGCATTTCTTCGACCAGAGCTTCGCCGAGTTCGTGGACGAGCCATCCCTGCCGGACTGCGACATCATCAGCCTGCATGGCATCTACAGCTGGGTCACGGCGGAGCACCGCGCCGACATCGTCCGCTTCATCCGGCGCCGGCTCAGGCCGGGGGGGCTGGTCTATATCAGCTACAACACCCAGCCGGGCTGGTCGGCGGCGGCGCCGATGCGGCACCTGATGTCGCTGCACGCCAGGACCCAGGCCGGGCCCACCGTCGGGCGCCTCGATGCGGTGCTCGGCTTCACCGACCGCGTGCTGGCCACCAACCCGGGGTTCCTGCGCGCCAATCCCGCGGTCAGGGACCGCTTCGACCGGATCAAGGCCCAGAACCGGGCCTATCTCGCCCATGAATACCTGAACGATGCCTGGACGCTGTTCTACCACGCCGAGGTCGCCGCCGAACTCGGCGAGGCCAAGCTCGACTTCATCGGCTCCGCCGCTCTGCTCGAGCATATCGATGCGATCAACCTGAGCCCCGAGCAACTGCGGGTGCTGGCCGAGATCAGCGAACCGACGCTGCGCGAGACGGTGCGTGACTTCATGGTCAACCAGCAGTTCCGGCGCGACGTGTTCGCCCGCGGCTCGGTGGGGCTGTTCGCCCAGGAGGCCAGGGAAATCTGGCTGGAGCAGCGTGTCGCGCTGTCGACGCCGCGCCAGGACGTGCAGCTCACCGTGACCGGATCGGCCGGACAGGCCACCCTGCAGCCGGAGACCTACCTGCCGGTGCTCGATGCCCTGGCGGAAGGGCCTCGCACCCTGCGGCAACTGCTCGAGGACGCGACCATCGCCAGGCTGGGCTGGCCGCGCCTGCAGCAGGCGGTGCTGGTCCTGGTCGGCGGCGGTCACCTGCAGCCGGCGCGCGACGAAGCGGGCGAGGCGGCACGGTCGGAGCGGACAACGCCCTTCAACGAGGCGGTGCTGCAGCGGGCCCGCTTCGCCGACCAGCTCCAGTTCCTGGCCTCGCCCGTGACCGGGGGCGGCATCATGGTGGACCGGATCGCCCAGTTGTTCCTGCTCGGCACGCGCAGCGGGCAGGCGGATCCGCCGGGCTTCGCCTGGGACATCCTCAGCCAGCAGGGGCAGCGCCTGGTCCAGGACGGCAAATCCCTGGAAAGCTCCGAGGAGAACCTCGCCGCGCTGCGCTTTCGCTTCGGCATGTTCACGGAGCGCCAACTGCCCGTGCTGAAACAGTTGGGCATCGCCTGA
- a CDS encoding TonB-dependent receptor plug domain-containing protein gives MRRMLLASVLALPALAARAGDAPPRDQTDLVLPEQVVTATRIPTLAELIPAGVTVIDRQTITTRGYTMLSDALHAVPGLALVQSGGNGGNASAFIRGTNSNHVLVLRDGVPLNDPSDPNGAYNFGVETLADVERIEVVRGPMSGLYGSGAIGGVINLISKQGSGAPTATAEFAAGLPRAILGSAGLSGASGMVDYSLAVQSRSQLGFDTTPQRETVHTGERDGYRAQVASLNLGVTPVEGTRISTLLRWRRAVFGLDELGSPAFDAPAYTGRDEAFTGRIGIDSKLFDGLWDTGLSLAYVTTNRKYTEPLEAADPNQLQSNGRYRGYRTALTWTNTVHLADLGPARETALTFGAAHIFDRARSSLTESYAGFPSNQAVGAHATSDSGNAGLQTTLFDRLTATANLRQESASFGGDAFTWRLGGVLALPELWSRAKASYGTGFRAPSLFDLFGVGSYGYVGNPNLRPERSEGWETGWAIDLPALGRRDAATLEVTYFDNRIRDLIQVVYASDFSSSTPQNIARAHITGVETSLTLRPLSWAEAVLSWTCTDARDQSGALLKRRPRNTASANLRATPLPGLTIAPELVYASGASDYLVNDEGFSSGVGMTKGGLIFNLAVSYAVTPQITLFADGRNLGDSRYEPASGFQTPGPSFLAGTRVKF, from the coding sequence ATGCGCCGCATGCTGCTTGCGTCCGTTCTCGCCCTGCCCGCCCTCGCGGCGCGGGCCGGGGATGCCCCACCCAGGGACCAGACCGATCTCGTCCTGCCCGAACAGGTGGTCACCGCCACCCGCATCCCCACCCTCGCCGAGCTGATCCCGGCCGGCGTGACCGTGATCGACCGCCAGACCATCACCACGCGCGGCTACACCATGCTGAGCGACGCGCTGCACGCGGTGCCGGGGCTCGCGCTGGTGCAATCGGGCGGCAATGGCGGCAATGCCAGCGCCTTCATCCGTGGCACCAACTCCAACCACGTACTGGTGCTGCGTGACGGCGTGCCGCTGAACGATCCCTCCGATCCCAACGGCGCCTATAATTTCGGCGTCGAGACCCTGGCCGATGTCGAGCGCATCGAAGTGGTGCGCGGCCCGATGTCCGGGCTCTATGGCTCGGGCGCGATCGGCGGCGTCATCAACCTGATCTCGAAGCAGGGCAGCGGCGCCCCCACCGCCACCGCCGAATTCGCCGCCGGCCTGCCGCGTGCCATCCTCGGCAGCGCCGGCCTCTCCGGCGCCAGCGGCATGGTCGACTACAGCCTCGCGGTGCAGAGCCGCTCTCAGCTTGGCTTCGACACCACGCCGCAACGCGAGACCGTCCACACCGGCGAGCGCGATGGCTACCGCGCCCAGGTCGCCAGCCTGAACCTCGGCGTCACCCCGGTCGAAGGCACCCGTATCAGCACCCTGCTGCGCTGGCGCCGCGCCGTGTTCGGGCTTGATGAACTCGGCTCGCCCGCCTTCGACGCCCCCGCCTATACCGGCCGCGACGAGGCCTTCACCGGGCGGATCGGCATCGATTCCAAATTGTTCGACGGACTCTGGGACACCGGCCTGTCGCTTGCCTACGTCACCACCAACCGCAAATACACCGAGCCGCTGGAAGCGGCGGATCCCAACCAGTTGCAGAGCAATGGCCGCTACCGCGGCTACCGCACCGCGCTGACCTGGACCAACACCGTGCATCTTGCCGATCTCGGCCCGGCCCGCGAAACCGCCCTGACCTTCGGTGCCGCCCACATCTTCGACCGCGCCAGATCGAGCCTGACGGAAAGCTACGCCGGCTTTCCCTCCAACCAAGCGGTCGGCGCGCACGCCACGTCGGATTCCGGCAATGCCGGCCTGCAGACCACGCTGTTCGACCGGCTGACCGCCACGGCGAATCTCCGCCAGGAGAGCGCGAGCTTCGGCGGCGACGCCTTCACCTGGCGTCTCGGTGGCGTGCTGGCCCTGCCGGAACTGTGGTCACGCGCCAAGGCATCCTACGGCACCGGCTTCCGCGCGCCCTCGCTGTTCGACCTGTTCGGCGTTGGCAGCTACGGCTATGTCGGCAACCCGAACCTGCGGCCGGAACGTAGCGAAGGCTGGGAAACCGGCTGGGCCATCGACCTGCCCGCGCTTGGCCGCCGCGACGCCGCCACCCTCGAGGTCACCTATTTCGACAACCGCATCCGCGACCTGATCCAGGTGGTGTACGCGTCCGACTTCTCGTCATCGACGCCGCAGAACATCGCGCGCGCCCATATCACCGGCGTGGAAACCAGCCTGACGCTGCGGCCACTCTCCTGGGCCGAGGCAGTGCTGAGCTGGACCTGTACCGACGCCCGCGACCAGAGCGGGGCATTGCTGAAGCGCCGCCCGCGCAACACCGCCAGCGCCAACCTGCGCGCCACCCCCCTGCCCGGCCTGACCATCGCCCCCGAACTGGTCTACGCCTCCGGCGCCAGCGACTACCTGGTCAACGACGAAGGCTTCTCCTCCGGGGTCGGCATGACCAAGGGCGGGCTGATTTTCAATCTCGCGGTCAGCTACGCGGTGACGCCGCAGATCACGCTGTTCGCCGATGGGCGCAACCTGGGGGACTCACGCTACGAACCGGCCAGCGGCTTCCAGACACCCGGACCGTCCTTCCTGGCCGGCACGCGCGTGAAGTTCTAG
- a CDS encoding ArsR/SmtB family transcription factor, protein MEHLLAALRACAEPTRLRILALAARGSFCVMEFTEILGQSQPRLSRHLRLLGDAGLLDREREGANVWFALPPADTQGGSLARAVLERLPEDDATLAADRRQAARVLAERAREASESFRRKGADWDEMRALDLPAAAVETALLGLLPEAELGRVLDIGTGTGRLLEVLAPRVASGLGVDASRAMLALARARLARPGLTHCAVRLADMYRLPLPDAAFDLVVLQMVLHYAEDPASALAEAARVLRPGGRLVVVDLAGHARTEVMTRLAHRWPGFGDARMCDLLRGVGLDPGTPVAVPGPLEVRLWPAGRSTALSAPTYDLVPETTP, encoded by the coding sequence ATGGAACATCTCCTCGCCGCCTTGCGCGCCTGCGCCGAGCCCACCCGTCTGCGCATCCTCGCTTTGGCGGCGCGGGGCAGCTTCTGCGTGATGGAATTCACCGAGATCCTCGGCCAGTCGCAGCCGCGGCTGTCGCGGCATCTGCGCCTGCTCGGCGATGCCGGCCTGCTCGACCGCGAGCGCGAGGGCGCCAATGTCTGGTTCGCCCTGCCCCCGGCGGACACCCAGGGCGGCTCGCTGGCCCGCGCCGTGCTGGAGCGCCTGCCCGAGGATGACGCCACCCTCGCCGCCGACCGCCGCCAGGCTGCCCGCGTGCTGGCCGAACGCGCGCGCGAGGCCTCCGAGAGCTTCCGTCGCAAGGGCGCCGACTGGGACGAGATGCGCGCGCTGGATCTGCCCGCCGCCGCGGTGGAAACGGCGCTGCTCGGGCTGCTGCCGGAGGCGGAACTCGGCCGCGTGCTCGATATCGGCACCGGCACCGGCCGGCTGCTGGAAGTGCTGGCGCCGCGCGTGGCCTCCGGGCTCGGCGTGGATGCCAGCCGCGCGATGCTGGCGCTGGCGCGGGCGCGGCTGGCCCGGCCGGGACTGACTCACTGCGCAGTGCGGCTGGCCGATATGTACCGCCTGCCCTTGCCCGACGCCGCCTTCGACCTGGTCGTGCTGCAGATGGTACTGCACTACGCCGAGGATCCCGCCTCCGCCCTCGCCGAGGCCGCCCGCGTGCTGCGTCCGGGCGGCCGGCTGGTGGTGGTGGACCTCGCCGGGCACGCGCGCACCGAGGTGATGACCCGGCTCGCGCATCGCTGGCCCGGCTTCGGCGACGCCCGAATGTGTGACCTGCTGCGGGGCGTGGGGCTCGATCCCGGCACGCCCGTCGCCGTTCCCGGCCCGCTGGAAGTGCGCCTCTGGCCCGCCGGCCGCTCCACCGCCCTGTCCGCCCCGACCTACGATCTTGTTCCGGAGACCACCCCATGA
- a CDS encoding enoyl-CoA hydratase-related protein has translation MRDHVEGRILAETVDGVGLITFARPAKHNAMTIGMWDGLAQILDDFARDDGVRVVVLTGAGPTAFVAGADPDPDLLHGEAMRLAACAWARLAGFPRPTIARIRGACLDAGLGIALHCDLRIAAIDSDFGFPGPAAELAEDGAMIRQLVSVVGPAHARMLLTTGQRIAAAEAQRIGLVNRVVADEDLSDTVVDLARSIADRCPQAMAALKRAVTEALQGPAASRAAFPASAATL, from the coding sequence ATGCGGGACCATGTCGAAGGCAGGATTCTGGCCGAAACCGTGGACGGCGTGGGCCTGATCACCTTCGCCCGTCCCGCGAAACACAATGCCATGACCATCGGCATGTGGGACGGGCTGGCGCAGATCCTGGACGATTTCGCCCGCGATGACGGCGTGCGGGTGGTGGTGCTGACCGGCGCCGGCCCCACGGCCTTCGTCGCCGGCGCCGATCCAGACCCGGACCTGCTCCACGGCGAGGCCATGCGCCTGGCCGCCTGCGCGTGGGCGCGCCTTGCCGGCTTCCCCAGGCCAACCATCGCGCGCATCCGTGGCGCCTGCCTCGACGCGGGCCTCGGGATCGCCCTGCACTGCGACCTGCGCATCGCCGCAATCGACTCCGATTTCGGCTTCCCCGGCCCTGCGGCCGAACTCGCCGAGGACGGCGCCATGATCCGGCAACTGGTTTCGGTGGTGGGACCCGCGCATGCGCGCATGTTGCTCACCACCGGCCAGCGCATCGCCGCCGCCGAGGCGCAGCGGATCGGGCTGGTCAACCGCGTCGTCGCCGACGAGGACCTCTCCGACACCGTGGTCGATCTGGCCCGCAGCATCGCCGACCGGTGCCCGCAAGCGATGGCGGCCCTGAAGCGTGCCGTGACCGAGGCATTGCAGGGGCCGGCCGCCAGCCGCGCCGCGTTTCCCGCCAGCGCGGCGACACTGTGA
- a CDS encoding Zn-dependent hydrolase — MNAAGTLSITADRLLGRLRALGQIGRDSEGRLTRLAASEADKAGRDAVAGWMEAAGLEVVVDRIGNLFGLWRGGEAGLAPVMVGSHIDTVIDAGILDGCYGVLAGLEAVETLRDAGIVPPRSVVVAAFTNEEGVRYAPDMMGSLVYAGGLPVETALASVGTDGTVLGEELARIGYAGAQAPGFLTPHAYVELHIEQGPVLEREGLRIGAVENLQGISWQRVTIEGIANHAGTTPMAMRRDAGLAAARVVTFLRDRVARGNAPTVATVGCMSFAPNAINVIPSRAVFTVDLRDPDEARLREEEQALASWLKHLEAEEGVTISVERLARFAPVAFDQGIVGMVERAVSRRGLSARRMTSGAGHDAQMMARICPTAMIFVPSIDGISHNPRECTAEADLVAGANVLLDTLGQLSAASARC, encoded by the coding sequence ATGAACGCGGCAGGCACTCTTTCCATCACGGCGGATCGCCTGCTCGGGCGGCTGCGGGCGCTGGGGCAGATCGGACGTGATTCCGAAGGCCGGTTGACCCGCCTCGCGGCCTCGGAGGCCGACAAGGCCGGACGCGACGCCGTGGCCGGGTGGATGGAAGCGGCGGGGCTGGAGGTCGTCGTCGATCGGATCGGCAACCTGTTCGGCCTCTGGCGCGGCGGCGAGGCCGGGCTGGCGCCGGTGATGGTCGGTTCGCACATCGACACGGTCATCGACGCCGGCATCCTCGATGGCTGCTACGGCGTGCTGGCCGGGCTGGAGGCGGTCGAGACCCTGCGGGACGCCGGAATAGTGCCGCCACGATCCGTCGTGGTCGCCGCCTTCACCAACGAGGAAGGCGTCCGCTACGCCCCCGACATGATGGGGTCGCTGGTCTATGCCGGCGGCCTGCCGGTCGAGACGGCGCTGGCAAGCGTCGGCACGGATGGCACGGTGCTGGGCGAGGAACTCGCGCGCATCGGCTATGCCGGCGCGCAGGCGCCGGGCTTTCTGACGCCGCATGCCTATGTGGAGCTGCACATCGAGCAGGGGCCGGTGCTGGAACGGGAGGGGCTCCGGATCGGCGCCGTGGAGAACCTCCAGGGCATTTCCTGGCAGCGCGTGACCATCGAAGGTATCGCCAACCACGCCGGGACGACGCCGATGGCGATGCGCCGTGACGCGGGACTTGCCGCCGCCCGCGTGGTGACGTTCCTGCGCGACCGCGTCGCCCGTGGCAATGCTCCGACCGTGGCCACGGTGGGATGCATGTCCTTCGCGCCGAATGCGATCAACGTGATTCCCTCGCGTGCCGTCTTCACGGTGGATCTGCGCGATCCGGACGAGGCGCGGCTGCGGGAGGAAGAACAGGCGCTCGCTTCCTGGCTGAAGCACCTCGAAGCCGAGGAGGGGGTCACGATCTCGGTCGAGCGGCTGGCCCGCTTCGCACCGGTGGCCTTCGACCAGGGCATCGTCGGGATGGTGGAGCGCGCCGTGTCCCGTCGCGGCCTGAGCGCGCGGCGCATGACATCGGGGGCGGGGCATGATGCCCAGATGATGGCGCGGATCTGCCCGACCGCGATGATCTTCGTGCCCAGCATCGATGGGATCAGCCACAATCCCCGCGAATGCACGGCGGAGGCCGACCTGGTTGCCGGCGCCAATGTCCTGCTCGACACCCTGGGGCAGCTCTCCGCCGCATCCGCCCGCTGCTAG
- a CDS encoding DUF1194 domain-containing protein has translation MDDVDLALILGFDCSASVTFEEFDLMARGCATALRDAEVEAGLTGGPAGACLLAVLLWSGVNEQDVLVEWTRVDSPAALAAFAQAVEDVPRSVRPGATAIGEALGVCARLLAEAPARARRRIIDLVGDGRSNEGVPPASVRDRLVEAGVTINGLCVLHEEPDLVESYQREVIGGPGAFALECRDYAGFAEAMRQKLRREIAATDAAAWPACT, from the coding sequence ATGGACGATGTCGACCTTGCGCTGATCCTGGGCTTCGACTGCTCGGCCAGCGTGACCTTCGAGGAGTTCGACCTGATGGCCCGGGGCTGCGCCACGGCGCTGCGGGATGCCGAGGTGGAGGCCGGGTTGACCGGTGGCCCCGCCGGCGCCTGCCTGCTCGCGGTGCTGCTGTGGTCGGGGGTCAACGAACAGGATGTGCTGGTCGAATGGACCCGCGTCGATTCGCCGGCGGCGCTGGCGGCCTTCGCCCAGGCGGTGGAGGACGTGCCGCGCTCGGTGCGGCCGGGGGCGACCGCGATCGGCGAGGCGCTGGGGGTCTGTGCGCGCCTGCTCGCCGAGGCGCCGGCACGGGCGCGCCGCCGCATCATCGACCTGGTCGGGGACGGGCGGTCCAATGAAGGGGTCCCGCCCGCCTCGGTGCGCGACCGCCTGGTCGAAGCGGGGGTCACCATCAACGGGCTGTGCGTGCTGCACGAGGAACCGGACCTGGTGGAGAGCTACCAGCGCGAGGTGATCGGCGGTCCCGGCGCCTTCGCCCTGGAGTGTCGCGACTACGCCGGCTTCGCCGAGGCCATGCGGCAGAAGCTGCGGCGCGAGATCGCCGCGACCGATGCGGCGGCGTGGCCGGCGTGCACATAG